The following coding sequences are from one Argonema galeatum A003/A1 window:
- a CDS encoding AI-2E family transporter translates to MKPEIADLILAAGGYKNFGQLPGENMSEPHTQNFWERLTNLALIRFLLLFASAWALILLLDYFKDVIVIFTFAGIVAFLLSYPVRWLNRFLPRGVAVSLVFSISLLILGILTFTVGLAIVSQGQQLIDKIPEFSKSITPLLERLASYLRARQLQVDFDKIENFLRSPEEFIRTQFPAFLSTGIATTQILVDSLIKMILIEVVAFFMLLDGERLWGFLLKLVSKQLRSRFTNIVQRNFLGFFRGQMLLSLFFSTATCMVFLILQVPFPLVLAAIAGFFELIPGIGSSLGISLICFIVLPQNGWLALKVFITCIVIQQIKDNLVAPRIMQNSLNINPVVVFFALLVGYRLAGLLGIFLAIPIAGVVVSLFEIEDMKSISSDVT, encoded by the coding sequence ATGAAGCCAGAGATTGCTGACTTGATTTTAGCGGCAGGAGGCTATAAAAATTTTGGGCAACTACCTGGAGAAAATATGAGCGAACCACATACACAAAATTTTTGGGAGCGACTCACCAATTTAGCGTTGATTCGCTTTTTGCTACTGTTTGCGTCTGCCTGGGCGCTAATATTGCTTTTAGATTACTTTAAAGATGTCATTGTAATCTTCACATTTGCAGGGATAGTAGCTTTTTTGCTCAGCTATCCGGTGCGATGGCTCAATCGTTTTTTGCCACGCGGTGTAGCGGTTAGCTTAGTTTTCTCGATCAGCCTTTTGATTCTGGGAATTTTAACTTTCACGGTGGGATTAGCAATTGTATCTCAAGGACAACAACTTATTGACAAAATACCTGAATTTTCCAAATCTATAACACCTTTACTAGAGCGACTGGCAAGTTACCTTCGTGCCAGACAGCTTCAGGTAGATTTCGATAAAATTGAAAATTTTCTGCGTAGCCCTGAAGAGTTTATTCGCACTCAATTTCCAGCTTTTCTTAGTACTGGGATAGCTACTACGCAAATATTGGTGGATTCTTTAATCAAGATGATTCTCATTGAAGTTGTCGCTTTTTTCATGCTACTAGATGGGGAAAGACTTTGGGGTTTCCTCCTTAAGCTTGTATCTAAACAACTCCGAAGCCGATTTACAAATATAGTTCAGCGCAACTTCTTAGGATTTTTTCGCGGACAAATGCTATTAAGTTTATTTTTTAGCACTGCCACCTGTATGGTATTCTTAATTTTACAAGTACCTTTTCCTTTAGTGTTAGCAGCAATAGCCGGATTTTTTGAGTTAATTCCCGGAATTGGCTCCTCATTAGGAATAAGTCTAATTTGTTTTATTGTATTGCCTCAAAATGGTTGGCTAGCCCTCAAAGTATTCATAACTTGTATTGTGATTCAGCAGATAAAAGATAATTTAGTTGCACCTCGGATTATGCAAAATTCGCTTAACATTAATCCTGTGGTAGTGTTTTTTGCACTATTAGTCGGCTATAGATTAGCCGGTTTATTAGGAATCTTTCTGGCTATTCCTATTGCTGGAGTAGTTGTTAGTTTGTTTGAAATTGAAGATATGAAATCGATAAGTTCAGATGTGACGTAA
- the trmB gene encoding tRNA (guanosine(46)-N7)-methyltransferase TrmB, with product MAAVRVRQHVNPLSSKYQTPTSPPDWTQIYADLTLPLHLDIGCAKGQFLLSMAQLEPDWNYLGLEIREPLVLEANKLRDEHLLQNLHYLFCNANNSLRPLLSSFPSGILQRVTIQFPDPWFKKRHQKRRVVQTDTVAELATYLASGGWVFIQSDVKQVAIEMCDRFHSHSSFQRTSSEWLTTNPLPVPTERERFTEAKGEPVYRALFEKS from the coding sequence TTGGCAGCTGTCAGAGTTCGCCAGCACGTCAATCCTCTTAGTAGTAAGTATCAGACACCCACGAGTCCTCCCGATTGGACTCAGATTTACGCCGATCTTACCCTGCCACTGCATTTGGATATTGGCTGTGCTAAGGGACAGTTCCTCTTGAGCATGGCACAGTTGGAACCCGATTGGAATTATTTGGGGTTAGAAATTCGGGAACCGTTGGTTCTGGAGGCAAATAAGCTGCGAGACGAGCATCTTTTGCAGAATCTGCACTACCTGTTTTGCAACGCGAACAATTCGCTGCGTCCTCTGTTAAGTTCTTTTCCATCTGGAATATTGCAGCGAGTCACGATTCAATTTCCCGACCCCTGGTTTAAAAAGCGTCACCAGAAGCGACGAGTGGTGCAAACCGATACGGTGGCTGAGTTGGCAACTTATCTTGCTTCTGGAGGATGGGTATTTATTCAGTCTGATGTTAAGCAAGTAGCGATCGAAATGTGCGATCGCTTCCATTCTCACTCATCTTTTCAAAGAACTTCATCCGAATGGCTGACGACAAACCCTTTGCCAGTCCCCACGGAACGCGAACGTTTCACCGAAGCCAAAGGCGAACCAGTTTATCGCGCTTTGTTTGAAAAGAGCTAA
- a CDS encoding PspA/IM30 family protein, translated as MKKVIYWLMGEKAGRTIVGTWNWLWGMPVEQGGKVAVAVAEESLQAMQESVQKLATAVAAQDGAYKTAKQKYESKVKELQTFEQQARIAQKSGNEEAARMAMTRVIQTEQILPQIEEMVRQAETAVKASKEKLNRERMKLESYKTDMQNMKDMSEVNEALGTIAKVNNEFDIGSAKSQFEAAKGAVERRNLKQNALAELSENPAEKLQADMERMTIDDEISRRLEMLEGSNNKQLPGN; from the coding sequence ATGAAAAAAGTAATTTACTGGTTAATGGGAGAAAAAGCCGGACGCACCATCGTCGGTACTTGGAACTGGCTGTGGGGAATGCCGGTGGAACAAGGCGGTAAGGTGGCTGTAGCAGTAGCCGAAGAATCCCTACAAGCGATGCAGGAATCGGTGCAAAAGCTGGCTACAGCAGTTGCGGCTCAAGATGGTGCTTATAAAACTGCCAAGCAAAAATACGAGTCAAAAGTTAAAGAATTGCAAACCTTCGAGCAACAAGCGCGGATTGCACAAAAGAGCGGTAATGAAGAAGCAGCGCGGATGGCGATGACGAGGGTAATTCAAACCGAGCAAATTTTGCCGCAAATCGAGGAAATGGTTAGACAAGCTGAGACGGCAGTGAAAGCTTCCAAAGAGAAGCTGAATCGGGAACGGATGAAGCTGGAAAGCTACAAAACCGATATGCAGAATATGAAAGATATGTCAGAAGTGAACGAGGCGCTGGGTACGATCGCAAAAGTCAACAACGAATTTGATATCGGTTCGGCTAAATCTCAGTTTGAAGCGGCTAAAGGTGCCGTCGAGCGCCGAAATTTGAAGCAAAACGCCTTGGCTGAACTATCTGAAAACCCAGCCGAAAAACTTCAAGCTGACATGGAAAGAATGACTATAGACGACGAAATTTCTCGTCGTCTCGAAATGTTAGAAGGTTCCAACAACAAGCAACTTCCAGGAAACTAA
- a CDS encoding metallophosphoesterase family protein, whose protein sequence is MSLNFRFAVVSDLHIAVPHTIWDNPSRFHLVEVSIPALEIVLKHLEQLDLDFLLLPGDLTQHGEPDNHAWLQKRLSQLPFPVYVVPGNHDVPSLYATEKAIAISDFPRYYHKFGYDNQAQIYYTCQVLAGVRLIGLNSNQFDEEGKQVGRLDDTQIEWLREVLAASSDELVLVMIHHNVVEHLPGQSRHSLGRRYMLENAPSLLEILRSAKVQLVFTGHLHVQDIAYKQGIYDITTGSLVSYPHPYRILNYRTDELGRRSLQIETHRIESVPDWPTLPQISRQWMGDRSHPFMLRLLTEPPLSLPPATAEELVPSLRYFWADIAGGDAMFDFSHFPSKARRFFESFGAISSNGTPAFIDNNTTLLL, encoded by the coding sequence ATGAGCCTAAATTTCCGCTTTGCTGTGGTGAGTGACTTGCACATCGCCGTGCCTCACACCATCTGGGATAATCCAAGCAGGTTTCATCTGGTGGAAGTCAGTATACCAGCGCTGGAGATTGTTCTGAAGCATTTGGAACAACTCGACCTGGATTTTCTACTTTTGCCAGGAGACTTAACGCAGCATGGCGAACCGGATAATCATGCTTGGTTGCAGAAGCGCTTATCGCAACTGCCTTTTCCAGTGTACGTTGTGCCGGGGAATCACGATGTTCCCAGTTTGTACGCAACTGAAAAGGCGATCGCTATTTCAGATTTCCCTCGCTACTACCACAAGTTTGGTTACGACAATCAAGCACAAATCTATTACACTTGTCAAGTTTTGGCTGGGGTACGTCTGATCGGACTCAATTCTAACCAGTTCGACGAGGAAGGCAAACAAGTTGGGCGTTTAGATGATACTCAGATTGAGTGGCTGAGGGAGGTTCTAGCCGCATCGTCAGACGAACTTGTGCTGGTGATGATACATCACAATGTAGTAGAACATTTGCCCGGTCAGTCTCGCCACTCATTAGGGCGTCGATATATGTTGGAGAACGCGCCGAGTTTGCTGGAGATACTGCGATCGGCTAAAGTGCAGTTGGTATTTACCGGACACTTGCACGTTCAGGATATCGCTTACAAGCAAGGCATATACGACATTACCACGGGTTCTCTGGTCAGTTATCCTCATCCCTATCGGATTTTAAATTACCGTACCGACGAACTGGGGAGACGATCGTTGCAAATTGAGACGCATCGGATCGAATCGGTGCCAGATTGGCCTACTTTACCGCAGATATCGCGCCAGTGGATGGGCGATCGCAGCCATCCCTTCATGCTCAGACTGCTCACCGAACCACCTTTAAGTTTACCTCCCGCCACAGCAGAGGAACTCGTTCCCAGTCTGCGCTATTTCTGGGCGGATATTGCTGGTGGCGATGCTATGTTTGACTTCTCCCACTTCCCATCAAAAGCGCGTCGTTTCTTCGAGAGTTTTGGAGCTATTAGCAGTAACGGTACACCCGCCTTCATCGACAACAATACAACGCTGCTGCTTTAG
- a CDS encoding DUF2288 domain-containing protein, with protein MQDLKVELAAALDQAEWEWLMPHAQRDRLIVVNPGLDLVDVGVAIANDDVLSIQHWIGEQLISKPSPTQMASWQANHAKRFNALIVQPYVLVQEPAMRFANEGISLIGS; from the coding sequence ATGCAGGATCTAAAAGTGGAATTAGCGGCGGCCCTGGATCAGGCAGAGTGGGAATGGCTGATGCCCCACGCTCAGCGCGATCGCTTAATTGTGGTCAATCCAGGACTAGACTTAGTAGATGTGGGAGTTGCGATCGCTAATGATGATGTCTTATCTATCCAGCATTGGATTGGTGAACAACTCATCTCCAAACCGTCCCCCACTCAAATGGCTTCTTGGCAAGCTAACCACGCTAAGCGATTTAACGCTCTGATAGTACAGCCTTACGTGCTGGTGCAAGAACCCGCAATGAGGTTCGCAAATGAGGGAATTTCATTAATCGGCAGCTGA
- the fabD gene encoding ACP S-malonyltransferase — MTKTAWVFPGQGSQAIGMGVDLLEIPNAKAKFEQAEQILGWSVVEICQSKEDKLSHTLYTQPCLYVVESILADLMRERGQQPDLVAGHSLGEYVALYAAGVFDFEAGLCLVKERSQLMDSAAGGMMAALIGFDRKQLEEKIQQTADVVVANDNSSTQVVISGTPEAVETVLSQVKTKRAVKLNVSGAFHSPLMATAAAEFEKVLESVTFANAKVPVLSNVEPLPAVEAGVLKQRLSQQITGSVRWREIMAQLPVEGISEVVEIGPGKVLTGLIKRACPNLTLKNISSLGELPTS; from the coding sequence ATGACTAAAACGGCGTGGGTGTTTCCGGGACAAGGTTCGCAAGCAATTGGTATGGGAGTCGATTTATTAGAAATCCCAAATGCTAAAGCTAAATTTGAACAAGCAGAGCAGATTTTAGGCTGGTCGGTTGTGGAAATTTGCCAAAGCAAGGAAGATAAACTGTCTCACACCCTTTATACCCAGCCTTGTTTGTATGTGGTAGAAAGTATTCTGGCTGACTTGATGCGGGAAAGGGGACAGCAACCTGATTTAGTTGCGGGTCATAGTTTGGGAGAATATGTTGCTCTTTATGCGGCGGGAGTGTTTGACTTTGAAGCCGGTTTGTGCTTGGTAAAAGAGCGATCGCAATTGATGGATAGCGCCGCCGGTGGTATGATGGCCGCATTGATTGGATTCGATCGCAAACAATTAGAAGAAAAAATCCAACAAACAGCCGATGTAGTCGTAGCCAACGATAACAGTTCTACCCAAGTTGTGATTTCCGGCACACCAGAAGCAGTAGAAACGGTGCTATCCCAAGTAAAGACAAAACGTGCTGTTAAATTAAACGTATCCGGCGCTTTCCACTCCCCCTTAATGGCAACAGCAGCCGCTGAATTTGAGAAAGTGCTGGAGTCTGTAACCTTTGCAAATGCTAAAGTGCCAGTACTATCAAATGTTGAACCATTACCAGCAGTAGAAGCAGGCGTCCTTAAACAGCGTCTTTCCCAGCAAATTACTGGTTCTGTCCGTTGGCGAGAAATTATGGCACAATTGCCAGTAGAAGGTATTTCAGAAGTAGTAGAAATTGGCCCAGGTAAAGTTCTGACAGGCTTGATTAAACGCGCTTGTCCTAATTTAACCTTAAAAAATATTAGTAGCCTTGGCGAGTTACCAACTTCTTGA
- a CDS encoding FIST signal transduction protein gives MTNHIKWANALSTRPSLEAAVEEVVERASLSLQASADLAVVFISSAFSSEYTRLMPLLQEILSVPVLIGCGGGGVIGVNRQGEVQEVEGEPGLSLSLMSLPGVNVRAFHILPEALPDLDSAPDGWVDLIGVLPQAQPQFILLADPFSSSINDLVQGLDFAYPGSIKVGGLASGTSVGGSSGLFCNYRLHREGTVGVALSGNIVLETIVAQGCRPIGQPYRVTEGERNVVMELEEQTSEDFAVCGKSRKPLEALRDLIQTLNEEDRMLAQNALFVGVARDEFKQDLEQGDFLIRSLLGVDPRAGAIAIGDRVRPGQRIQFHLRDAHASAEDLEMLLKRHQKQTPSDPAAAGALMFSCMGRGEGLYGCPDFDSRLFRRYLKDIPVGGFFCNGEIGPVAGSTFLHGYTSVFGICRQP, from the coding sequence ATGACCAACCACATAAAGTGGGCAAACGCTCTGTCAACCCGTCCTTCTTTGGAAGCGGCTGTAGAGGAAGTTGTAGAACGTGCTAGTTTGTCGTTGCAGGCGTCGGCAGATCTGGCTGTGGTGTTTATTTCGTCTGCTTTTTCAAGCGAGTATACCAGACTGATGCCTTTATTGCAGGAGATACTGTCGGTGCCGGTGTTAATTGGTTGCGGTGGTGGCGGCGTCATTGGCGTAAACCGACAAGGAGAGGTGCAGGAAGTAGAGGGAGAACCGGGGTTGAGCCTGAGCTTGATGTCCTTGCCGGGGGTAAACGTGCGAGCCTTTCATATACTTCCAGAAGCATTGCCGGATTTAGATAGTGCCCCAGATGGGTGGGTGGATTTGATTGGTGTGCTGCCACAAGCTCAACCTCAGTTCATTTTGTTGGCAGATCCCTTCTCTTCTAGCATTAATGACTTAGTTCAGGGACTGGATTTTGCTTATCCAGGCTCTATCAAGGTGGGAGGACTGGCTAGCGGTACTTCTGTAGGCGGCAGTAGTGGCTTGTTTTGTAACTATCGGTTGCACCGGGAAGGTACGGTGGGTGTCGCTCTGAGTGGCAATATTGTTTTGGAAACTATTGTGGCTCAAGGATGTCGTCCTATAGGTCAGCCTTATAGGGTGACGGAAGGAGAGCGCAATGTTGTGATGGAATTGGAGGAGCAAACCAGTGAGGATTTTGCTGTTTGCGGAAAATCGCGGAAGCCTTTGGAAGCGCTGCGAGATTTAATCCAAACTCTCAATGAGGAGGATCGGATGCTGGCGCAGAATGCGCTGTTTGTGGGGGTGGCGCGGGATGAGTTTAAGCAGGATTTGGAACAGGGAGATTTCTTGATCCGCAGTCTGCTGGGGGTCGATCCCAGAGCTGGGGCGATCGCTATTGGCGATCGCGTTCGTCCCGGACAGCGGATCCAATTTCACCTGCGCGACGCCCACGCTTCCGCTGAAGACCTGGAAATGCTGCTCAAGCGTCATCAAAAGCAAACGCCCTCCGATCCTGCTGCTGCGGGTGCCTTGATGTTCTCTTGTATGGGACGCGGGGAAGGACTTTACGGCTGTCCTGATTTTGACTCCCGGCTGTTCCGTCGCTACCTGAAAGATATTCCCGTGGGCGGTTTTTTCTGCAATGGGGAAATCGGCCCGGTGGCGGGTAGCACTTTCCTGCACGGATATACTTCTGTATTTGGGATTTGCAGACAACCGTAA
- a CDS encoding lysophospholipid acyltransferase family protein yields MARSREPLINLFFYRAFKWSVVSPMLHVYFRGRIYGAEQVPRSGPLVVASNHASYFDPPILSSCVGRPVAFMAKEELFKIPVLKQGILLYGAYPVNRESADRSAIRSALNYLEQGWATGVFLQGTRTPDGRITEPKLGAAMIAAKAKAPLLPVSLWGTEEIVQKGSPIPRLVSVTVRIGEIIEPPTSGKRDELEAVTQKCAAAINAMHDLGR; encoded by the coding sequence GTGGCAAGAAGTCGAGAACCTTTAATTAACTTGTTCTTCTACCGCGCCTTTAAGTGGTCGGTGGTTAGCCCCATGCTCCACGTTTACTTTCGGGGCCGCATTTACGGTGCAGAGCAAGTGCCGCGATCGGGGCCACTGGTGGTAGCGAGCAACCACGCCAGTTACTTTGACCCGCCAATTCTATCTTCTTGCGTGGGTCGTCCCGTCGCCTTTATGGCTAAGGAAGAGTTATTTAAAATTCCCGTTCTCAAGCAAGGTATTCTCTTGTACGGCGCTTATCCAGTCAATCGCGAGTCAGCAGACAGAAGTGCGATTCGATCGGCCCTTAATTATCTAGAACAGGGTTGGGCCACAGGTGTTTTCTTGCAAGGCACGCGCACCCCAGATGGACGCATTACGGAACCGAAACTGGGTGCGGCGATGATTGCGGCTAAGGCGAAAGCTCCCCTGCTGCCAGTGAGTTTATGGGGTACTGAGGAGATCGTGCAAAAAGGTTCTCCGATACCGCGATTGGTGTCGGTAACGGTGCGTATTGGTGAGATAATAGAGCCTCCCACTTCTGGAAAGCGGGATGAATTAGAAGCTGTGACGCAAAAATGTGCTGCGGCGATTAATGCAATGCACGACTTGGGGCGTTGA
- a CDS encoding DUF3177 family protein yields the protein MQDPWFKPLVWMDYRVAVLFTVIMPLILLIWAFAQKSEAIQRLLIIYWRVASLLAITVYLMIDAIPIGFVSGLIARILIPISLWFWADINEEINDLPQRELKLALTSWRWGITVYSLLGAVLEIPFLSCSVSSKQAVLENPFCRVWLDAPWGYKQIFHAKTGEAFLGFLGIVGLIIYVASLSYFVIFRLGKQGRSAIEQ from the coding sequence ATGCAAGACCCCTGGTTTAAACCGCTAGTCTGGATGGACTACCGAGTAGCGGTATTGTTTACGGTTATTATGCCCTTGATTCTGCTAATTTGGGCTTTTGCCCAAAAAAGCGAAGCGATTCAACGCTTGTTAATTATTTACTGGCGAGTTGCTAGTTTGCTAGCAATCACAGTTTACCTGATGATTGATGCTATACCGATCGGCTTTGTATCGGGTTTGATAGCTCGCATCCTCATTCCTATTTCTTTGTGGTTTTGGGCTGATATCAACGAAGAGATAAACGACTTGCCGCAGCGCGAACTAAAGCTAGCCCTAACATCATGGCGTTGGGGAATAACGGTTTACAGTCTGCTGGGAGCAGTGCTAGAAATTCCTTTCCTCAGCTGTTCCGTTTCCTCTAAGCAAGCAGTGCTGGAAAACCCGTTTTGTAGGGTTTGGTTAGATGCGCCTTGGGGCTACAAGCAGATTTTTCATGCCAAGACTGGTGAGGCATTTTTGGGCTTTCTGGGGATCGTTGGATTGATAATTTATGTGGCTTCCTTGAGCTATTTTGTGATTTTTAGGTTAGGCAAACAGGGACGATCGGCAATCGAACAATAA
- a CDS encoding Calvin cycle protein CP12, which translates to MSNIQAKIEEELIQAREVCDISGGNSKECAAAWDAVEELQAEASHQRQNKPKTSLEKYCDDNPDAAECRLYED; encoded by the coding sequence ATGAGCAACATCCAAGCAAAAATCGAAGAAGAACTTATCCAGGCTCGTGAAGTCTGCGATATCAGCGGCGGCAACTCGAAAGAATGTGCTGCTGCTTGGGATGCCGTCGAAGAGCTGCAAGCAGAAGCTTCTCATCAACGCCAAAACAAACCCAAGACTTCTCTTGAGAAATATTGCGATGACAACCCCGATGCTGCTGAGTGTCGGCTGTACGAAGACTAG
- a CDS encoding YdcF family protein, which yields MLTIYRQRYLAVCMVLKISRSQQRYKLKKTSCAKSHFKRRFFLSALVFPVVLWVGYKQIRSLEQPQAVLMLGGSTPALERERFTAKFASKYPNLHIWISSGGPGGYNIYVKKVFAKAGVDSDRLYLDEQAVDTVTNFTTLVDELKARGIHSVYLITSDYHMRRAQIVGEIVLGSRGIVFKPVSVPSGKASEPIEKAFRDGARAILWVTTGNTGSSFSRLFSGH from the coding sequence ATGCTTACTATTTATCGTCAACGCTATTTAGCTGTCTGCATGGTTTTAAAAATTTCTCGCAGTCAACAACGATACAAACTGAAAAAAACTTCGTGCGCTAAATCGCACTTTAAGCGCAGATTTTTTCTATCAGCGCTGGTGTTTCCTGTTGTACTTTGGGTTGGCTACAAACAAATTAGAAGTCTTGAGCAACCCCAGGCAGTTTTGATGTTAGGCGGTTCAACACCGGCATTGGAGCGAGAAAGGTTCACAGCAAAATTTGCGAGTAAGTATCCAAATTTACATATTTGGATTTCTTCCGGTGGTCCTGGTGGTTACAATATTTACGTCAAAAAAGTTTTCGCCAAAGCGGGTGTTGACTCAGACCGCCTGTACTTGGACGAACAGGCTGTAGATACGGTGACGAACTTCACCACTTTGGTTGATGAGTTAAAAGCTCGTGGCATCCATAGCGTTTATTTAATTACTTCCGACTACCATATGCGCCGCGCTCAGATTGTTGGGGAGATTGTTTTGGGAAGCCGGGGCATCGTTTTCAAGCCTGTGTCAGTTCCTTCTGGGAAAGCGTCCGAACCGATCGAAAAAGCTTTCCGCGATGGAGCTAGAGCAATTCTTTGGGTCACTACTGGAAATACAGGATCGAGTTTTAGTCGGCTTTTTTCGGGCCACTAA
- a CDS encoding phosphate ABC transporter substrate-binding protein has translation MAQKSSPPPIVFILIFLLLAGGGYWFFFMKKPAAQVNTNLPVAPPAALPAAPAAGTAPTSVPAGTTLKIDGATSMVTINENLKRGFQAQFQGSTVTTNAGGSDKGIQDLLAGRVDLAAVSRPLTAQEQSQGLVAVPIATDQIAVVVGKTNPFSGGLTNTQVADIFQGQINNWSAVGGPAAPIQVINRPAVSGTNKSFQELVLKGANFGITPNIITLPRDETTGLLRALGNNGIGYATYAQVATQQTVRVVAIDGVTPGTANYPYQRTLFYIYKNPPTPAVQAFTGYATSPQGQQAMFVGN, from the coding sequence ATGGCTCAGAAAAGCAGCCCTCCCCCAATTGTTTTTATATTGATATTTTTGCTCCTCGCAGGTGGTGGTTACTGGTTCTTTTTTATGAAGAAACCAGCAGCGCAAGTAAACACGAATCTTCCCGTAGCGCCTCCCGCAGCGCTTCCCGCAGCACCAGCAGCAGGTACAGCACCTACATCAGTGCCAGCTGGCACAACGCTCAAGATTGATGGTGCCACCAGCATGGTGACAATTAACGAAAACCTCAAACGCGGCTTTCAGGCACAATTTCAAGGTAGTACCGTTACTACAAATGCTGGCGGTTCCGATAAGGGAATTCAGGATCTTCTAGCTGGTAGAGTAGATTTGGCAGCAGTATCGCGACCTTTGACAGCACAAGAACAAAGTCAGGGTTTAGTAGCAGTGCCAATAGCTACAGATCAAATTGCAGTAGTCGTAGGAAAAACTAACCCTTTCAGCGGCGGTTTAACCAATACCCAAGTAGCGGACATCTTTCAAGGCCAAATCAACAATTGGTCTGCCGTAGGGGGGCCAGCAGCACCGATCCAGGTAATTAATCGCCCAGCCGTTAGCGGCACAAATAAGTCATTTCAGGAATTGGTGCTAAAAGGTGCTAATTTCGGCATTACTCCCAATATTATTACTCTACCAAGGGATGAAACCACTGGCTTACTCCGCGCTTTAGGAAATAATGGTATTGGTTATGCCACTTACGCTCAAGTAGCAACCCAGCAAACAGTGCGGGTTGTTGCGATCGATGGCGTAACGCCAGGAACCGCCAATTATCCCTATCAAAGAACGCTGTTTTACATCTATAAAAATCCACCTACTCCAGCAGTTCAAGCTTTCACGGGATATGCGACTTCGCCTCAAGGACAGCAGGCTATGTTTGTTGGCAATTAA